gaaatatctgcattgatgggggcagtaggcaaacgttaggcctactttcgttttgcacttacacacactcggtgtaaacaaacaagcatgcgtggaagcctggagttgtcagtagcgttctacctttgaataaaatgtgagtattacgggaggctacttttgtccCGATTCGcaacagctatattttgcatattgcagccaatacgtcaactgggcttaaaggcatgttaggttacctttccttctctcactacattctcagaatctcatcctgttcctcctatatccaatgaattcggtggatagaagaactaatttcttcaatctttgcatcttggctggctagtctaactttccgctttttctgcgcactcttggatttgatagaagcgactactagcgagtcacaacgcgaaactgctaacgttgatgggaggtgtagtttttatgcttcattcgcgacgtgattctatggtctgCACCAGTAATgcttctcgatgttgcggtgtattttgtagacaaacattgacatggttagaagtcattcgcaccagtgcgcctaaatatttttttgcactcgcacggcatcatttttactcgcatgtgcgagtgaaatgggcgcactgtagagccctgaccctttcaatctgctcctagaggatttctggttgaaatgttcagaaccaatgcagatactttaaaAGGATTACAGTAGGATTACAATAATCTGACTTTatcttacagtaatgttctacaaaaagtcgacTTTATGTAAAACGtgtctttttactctatttttgtttctccccaagttaccattagctaaatacatttttctatatacctatgaatacatacacaacCGTCTCACTCATTCGTTCTTTGTTTAACAGACATTTTAAGCGTTCActttatttgaaatgcagcatatggGTGTtaagtttgtgtaatttcctgaagtggagagattttgttcaagccttaatagatatcctttgtttgaaaataaatcgtttctattctttcctcttaattccatgtgttgcaactctcgctggtaactttattaacttatccagcaaactattacaaattcacgactgtaacaaaacactgcaactctcgcttgccctcgaactagtccatcttcctgtttccgctttgtcgcgctcgtctgaaaaaaaaatgagtgctacctggctaaaatcctggcgcgccagcaagatctacgtcattttgacatcacggtgtcgcgctaccggtcgggtgcgtcgagtatgtagaacgcCTTAGTTTAATAACTTTCAAATGGTAGAGTCTGTTCCTTTAAAACATAGCCAAAGGACGTATTCTTGCTTTAGTATAGGCCTACGTtttaggcttattctcaaatttaGATTGTGTtagggattattagccaatttcaatcagacaatttgaccggagagatttaattttgtcggacatttaatttatttaccggacaacggaaaccctggtaCATTGATAAGCTCCATATATTGAGGTCTGGTTTTGTCCCctaatcactgtcaactttatttatagtACCGTGTCTGTACATGTCTAATTGATTAATTTCTGATTAAGACAGTGATATGGCCGCGTATGGCAAAGCTGCCATCTACCTCCGTAAACCTGAGAAGGAGAGAATGGAGGCCCAATCCAAGCCCTTTGATTGTGTTTTCAATACAAATGATGTATTATAATGCTTCCATCTTGTATTTACAATAGGGAAACGAGGGTCTCAATGATGCTGAGGAGAGGTGTGAGGGTCTTATCAAATCTAAGATCCAGCTTGAGGCCAAGCTCAAAGAGACAACTGAGAGactggaggatgaagaggaaatCAATGCTGAGCTGACTGCCAAGAAGAGGAAGCTGGGGGATGAGTGCTCTGAGCTCAAAAAGGACATTGATGATCTGGAGCTAACCTTGAGAAACATGCCACTGAGAACAAGGTTTGGATTCATAAAGGGCCGATCAATGTAGTCTGTCAAAAATAAAGTATCTTATTTACACTGTTCACAAATGTAAAACTTTCTATGTGCAGGTCAAGAACCTAACTGAAGAGATGGCATCTCAGGATGAGTCCCTTGCTAAGCTGACAAAGGAGAAGAAAGCCCTCCAAGAGGCCCACCAGCAGACTCTTGATGATCTTCAAACAGAGGAAGACAAAGTTATCACTCTGACCAAATCAAAGACTTACAGTAGCTTGAACAGCAAGTGGATGGTGTAAGTACACAAATCAATATTTGGCAACTTCTCACACTGAAATTTGACCATTTACAACATACCGGTACTCTCCAAGCTCCATATAGCTCCATATAGACCTTGAGAGAACCAAGAGAAAGCTTGAGGGTGAACTGAAGCTGGCCCAGGAGATCATCATGGATCTTGAGGAATCTGGTGGTGCCACTGCTGCTCAAATTGAGATGAGCAAAAAGCGTGAGGCTGAGTTCCAGAAGTTGCATCGTGACATTGAAGAGTTCACCTTGCAGCATGAAGCCACTGCTGCAGCTCACCGCAAGAAGCAGGCTGACAGCGTGGCTGAGCTGGGAGAGCAGATTGACAACCTCCAACGTGTCAAGCAGAAGcttgagaaggagaagagtgaaTACAAGATGGAGATTGATGATGTCTCTAGCAATATGGAGGCTGTTGCTAATTCCAAGGTTGGCGAGATGTTTACCCTCATGCTATCTTGTAAACAAATCAACCTACAATAATTTCATTAACTTATTGCTACTAATGGACATTATTATAAATAGACAAATCTGGAGAAGATGTGCCGCACCCTTGAAGACCAACTCAGTGAAACCAAGGCCAAGAGTGATGAGGGTGTCCGTCAGGTCAATGACCTCAGTGCTCAGAGAGCAAGACTTCAGACTGAAAATGGTGAGCTTGGCCGCCAGGTTGAGGAGAAAGATGCTCTTGTGTCTCAGCTGACCAGAAGCAAGCAGGCCTTCACTCAGCAAGTTGAGGAGCTGAAGAGACTGAATGAAGAGGAAGTCAAGGTACTGTTACCTATGCATGACATAAAGAAATTGGATTACATCAATCACATTTGGGGAAATGCTTTCATAAACACCCTTACTTGTTAAAACAAACAGGCCAAGAATGCCCTGGCTCATGCTGTTCAGTCAGCTCGCCACGACTGCAACCTTTTAAGGGAGCAGtttgaggaggagcaggaagcAGCTTCAACGTGGCATGTCCAAGGCCAACAGCGAGGTTGCTCAGTGGAGGACCAAGTATGAAACTGATGCCATCGCACTGAGGAGCTTGAGGAGTCTAACATGCTAAAGGTGCAAAAACAGTTTTAgatatattttgttcactaaaatgttcaaaaaaatCATCATGTTTTCTGTCTTAAATCTGATGCTTTTTCCTTCAGAAAAAAGCTTGCCCAGCGTCTCCAGGAGGCTGAGGAGCAAATCGAGGCTGTCAACTCAAAATGTGCCTCTCTAGATAAGACCAAGCAGAGACTCCAGGGTGAGGTTGAGGACCTCATGATTGATGTGGAGAGAGCCAATGGTCTACAGTAGCTGCCAACCTTGACAAGAAGCAAAGAAACTTTGACAAGGTAACACCTCCAGAACATCGAATACAAGATGGAGATTGATgatctcccccccaccctgtgcaattgaaactcccctaaatgcgcatctcatctcgtctgtgatttgctggaacagtttgatATTTGCTATAAGTgccaaaaaaatgttttagcctaaaaaacgtatgacatcgcttagagcacctttcaTGTAGGCCCATTCTGAAAGATATTCAAGACACCCTAAAGGTCTGATCCTAGAACTGCCCATGCAGTGATATAAATCTACTGTCAGAGCCTGAAAAGCAAAGAAAACCGAAACCGCTCTGCATGCTGAACAGATATATCATCATGCAACTTTTTGAAGAAACCAATATATTGGAGAAGAGGGTGTACATTATGACTTCATGAGATACAGTATGATATATGAACAATGTTAGAAATAATTATATTTTTAAATCATCAAAATACACATTACAAAGATGGCAGTATACAGTACTTAAAAGAGCACCTTAAAACGTTAAAGTATTAAAAATCTGTGTGGGCATATGCCTAGTTAATTTCAATGGCACTATACGCCTTAAACAGCAATAACATTTGATCTCAGCAAGATTTATATTATGATGGCCCAGCCACTGATTTTGCAACTGTTGCAGctgtcagaaataaataaagcagCCACAGCAAAAATGTTGTTGTCAAAGCTGCCAtgttcagatgtgtgtgtgtgaataagtaaCTTGATCAGACACACTCCATATTACCTTGTATGGGACAGGGTCTTAGCACTTTAGTTACAATCTGGCTAGGAGCTGCTGGCAGTCCAAACGGGACAGCTTTACGATCCAAGCGGTAAGTAAATATCTTTTGAAATAtctgtatttatttatacacTTGCATGCACACTAGTGAAATATTTTGGCAGAGTCTGTGGAACATTTCAAGTACTAGTGTAAAGGTTGCTACACGTTGAAAATATGACATTGAATTGATCTAATCCAGTAATGGGGCTTATATGATGAAGTCTTAATTAATGACTTT
The nucleotide sequence above comes from Alosa sapidissima isolate fAloSap1 chromosome 6, fAloSap1.pri, whole genome shotgun sequence. Encoded proteins:
- the LOC121711190 gene encoding LOW QUALITY PROTEIN: myosin-6-like (The sequence of the model RefSeq protein was modified relative to this genomic sequence to represent the inferred CDS: inserted 1 base in 1 codon), encoding MDHPDTHNNCGNFIFFWEEKGNEGLNDAEERCEGLIKSKIQLEAKLKETTERLEDEEEINAELTAKKRKLGDECSELKKDIDDLELTXEKHATENKVKNLTEEMASQDESLAKLTKEKKALQEAHQQTLDDLQTEEDKVITLTKSKTYSSLNSKWMV
- the LOC121711331 gene encoding myosin heavy chain, fast skeletal muscle-like, which gives rise to MDLEESGGATAAQIEMSKKREAEFQKLHRDIEEFTLQHEATAAAHRKKQADSVAELGEQIDNLQRVKQKLEKEKSEYKMEIDDVSSNMEAVANSKTNLEKMCRTLEDQLSETKAKSDEGVRQVNDLSAQRARLQTENGELGRQVEEKDALVSQLTRSKQAFTQQVEELKRLNEEEVKAKNALAHAVQSARHDCNLLREQFEEEQEAASTWHVQGQQRGCSVEDQV